One stretch of Nicotiana tabacum cultivar K326 chromosome 18, ASM71507v2, whole genome shotgun sequence DNA includes these proteins:
- the LOC107794925 gene encoding PH, RCC1 and FYVE domains-containing protein 1: protein MNSDANRASGQVERDIEQAITALKKGAYLLKYGRRGKPKFCPFRLSNDESALIWFSGKEEKHLKLSHVSRIISGQRTPIFQRYPRPEKEYQSFSLIYNDRSLDLICKDKDEAEVWFSGLKALISRGHQRKWRTESRSDGISSGATSPRTYTRRSSPLHSPFSSGDSLQKDGGDQLRLHSPYESPPKNGLDKAFSDVILYAVPPKGFFPSDSASASVHSLSSGGSDSMHGQMKGIGMDNFRVSLSSAVSSSSQGSGHDDGDALGDVFIWGEGTGDGVLGGGPHRVGSSFGAKLDSLFPKALESAVVLDVQNIACGGRHAALVTKQGEIFSWGEESGGRLGHGIDSDVLHPKLIDSLSHSNIELVASGENHTCAVTLSGDLYTWGDGDFGLLGHGNEVSHWVPKRVNGPLEGIHVSYISCGPWHTAVVTSAGQLFTFGDGTFGVLGHGERKSVSKPREVESLKGLRTVRAACGVWHTAAVVEVMVGSSSSSNCSSGKLFTWGDGDKGRLGHGDKESKLVPTCVAALVEPNFCQVACGHSLTVALTTSGHVYTMGSPVYGQLGHHQADGKLPRRVEGKLAKSFVEEIACGAYHVAVLTSRTEVYTWGKGANGRLGHGDTDDRNSPTLVEALKDKQVKSIACGTNFTAAICLHKWVSGVDQSMCSGCRLPFNFKRKRHNCYNCGLVFCHSCSSKKSLRASMAPNPNKPYRVCDNCFSKLKKAIETDASSQSSMSRRGSMHQASTDITDKDTKSETRSRPQLARFSSMESFKQVENRSSKQKKKLEFNSSRVSPIPNGTSQWGALNISKSFNPVFGSSKKFFSASVPGSRIVSRATSPISRRPSPPRSTTPTPTLGGFTSPKIVLDDAKRTNDGLSQEVIKLRAQVENLTRKAQLQEIELERSGKQLKEAIAIAGEETAKCKAAKEVIKSLTAQLKEMAERLPVGASRNIKSPTSFSLASNLTTGDMPNGCIDRVHSQLTFQDVESNVSNSQLLSNGSSNASNRNAVQNRQGFPEPTPRNGARTKEGDSRNENEWVEQDEPGVYITLTSLPGGVKDLKRVRFSRKRFSEKQAEQWWAENRARVYEQYNVRMGDKSSVGSVSEDLPH, encoded by the exons ATGAATTCAGATGCCAACAGAGCTAGTGGACAAGTTGAAAGGGATATTGAGCAG GCAATAACTGCTCTAAAGAAGGGTGCATACTTGCTCAAGTATGGAAGAAGGGGGAAGCCAAAGTTTTGTCCCTTTCGGTTGTCAAAC GATGAGTCTGCTTTAATATGGTTTTCAGGTAAAGAGGAGAAACACCTGAAGCTAAGTCATGTGTCAAGAATAATATCTGGGCAGCGCACT CCAATTTTTCAAAGGTACCCACGACCCGAGAAGGAGTATCAGTCATTTTCACTTATATACAATGACAGATCACTGGATTTG ATATGTAAAGATAAAGATGAAGCGGAGGTTTGGTTTAGTGGTTTGAAGGCCTTAATTTCTCGTGGGCACCAGAGAAAATGGAGAACAGAATCAAGGAGCGATGGAATTTCTTCTGGTGCTACTAGTCCTCGAACATATACACGAAGGAGCTCTCCTCTGCATTCTCCATTTAGTAGCGGTGACAGCTTGCAGAAG GATGGTGGTGATCAGCTTCGGCTTCATAGTCCATATGAAAGCCCTCCTAAAAACGGTCTAGATAAGGcgttttctgatgtaattttgtaTGCTGTACCACCCAAAGGGTTTTTCCCTTCAGATTCTGCTAGTGCTTCTGTTCATTCCTTGTCTTCTGGAGGTTCAGATAGCATGCATGGTCAGATGAAGGGAATAGGGATGGATAATTTTAGAGTAAGCCTTTCAAGTGCAGTTAGCTCATCAAGTCAAGGTTCTGGTCATGATGATGGTGATGCTTTGGGGGATGTTTTTATATGGGGAGAAGGCACTGGGGATGGTGTCCTAGGTGGTGGACCTCATAGAGTTGGCAGTTCTTTTGGTGCAAAATTAGATTCTCTGTTTCCCAAAGCTTTAGAGTCTGCAGTGGTATTGGATGTTCAAAATATAGCTTGTGGTGGCCGACATGCAGCACTTGTGACAAAGCAGGGCGAGATTTTCTCCTGGGGTGAGGAATCAGGAGGTAGGCTTGGTCATGGTATTGATTCTGATGTTCTGCATCCGAAGCTTATAGATTCACTCAGCCATTCGAACATTGAGCTTGTTGCAAGTGGTGAGAATCATACTTGTGCCGTAACACTCTCCGGTGATTTGTACACATGGGGtgatggtgattttggtcttctTGGGCATGGAAATGAAGTTAGTCATTGGGTCCCCAAAAGAGTAAATGGACCCTTAGAGGGCATACACGTTTCCTATATCTCGTGTGGGCCCTGGCATACTGCGGTGGTGACCTCTGCTGGTCAATTATTTACTTTCGGCGATGGTACTTTTGGTGTTCTTGGTCATGGAGAGAGAAAAAGTGTTTCTAAACCTAGGGAAGTGGAGTCTTTAAAGGGGCTTCGAACTGTACGAGCAGCTTGTGGGGTTTGGCATACTGCAGCGGTTGTTGAAGTCATGGTCGGAAGCTCAAGTTCAAGTAATTGTTCATCAGGAAAACTTTTTACTTGGGGAGATGGTGATAAAGGTAGGCTTGGGCATGGTGATAAGGAGTCAAAACTTGTACCTACATGTGTTGCAGCTCTTGTTGAACCAAACTTTTGCCAGGTTGCTTGTGGACACAGCTTGacagttgcattgacgacttctGGTCATGTATATACAATGGGGAGTCCTGTATATGGGCAATTAGGTCATCACCAAGCTGATGGGAAGCTGCCCCGTCGTGTTGAAGGCAAGCTGGCAAAGAGTTTTGTGGAGGAGATTGCTTGTGGTGCTTATCATGTTGCTGTCTTGACTTCTCGAACTGAAGTTTACACATGGGGAAAGGGGGCAAACGGAAGATTGGGTCATGGGGATACTGATGACAGAAATTCTCCAACTCTAGTGGAAGCTTTAAAAGACAAGCAAGTCAAAAGTATTGCTTGTGGTACTAATTTTACTGCTGCTATTTGCCTTCATAAATGGGTATCAGGGGTCGACCAATCCATGTGTTCTGGCTGTCGTCTTCCTTTTAACTTTAAAAGGAAACGCCACAACTGTTATAACTGTGGGCTTGTCTTTTGTCATTCATGTAGCAGCAAGAAATCACTGAGGGCATCAATGGCACCGAATCCCAATAAACCCTATCGTGTCTGTGACAATTGCTTCAGTAAATTGAAAAAAGCTATTGAAACCGATGCTTCTTCTCAGTCTTCTATGAGTCGACGAGGAAGCATGCATCAGGCATCAACTGATATAACAGACAAGGACACTAAGTCGGAAACAAGGTCTCGACCTCAACTAGCTAGATTTTCTTCAATGGAATCCTTCAAACAAGTAGAAAACCGTTCTTCCAAACAGAAGAAAAAACTTGAATTTAACAGCAGCCGTGTGTCACCTATTCCAAATGGTACCTCTCAGTGGGGAGCTCTCAACATTTCCAAGTCTTTTAATCCAGTATTTGGCTCGTCGAAGAAATTCTTTTCAGCTTCAGTTCCTGGATCAAGAATTGTTTCTCGAGCAACATCACCAATATCTAGACGGCCCAGTCCACCTCGTTCTACTACGCCAACTCCAACATTGGGTGGATTCACATCTCCAAAGATTGTTTTGGACGATGCTAAAAGGACAAATGATGGCCTTAGCCAAGAGGTTATCAAATTAAGAGCACAG GTGGAAAATCTCACGCGGAAGGCTCAACTTCAAGAGATAGAACTGGAAAGATCTGGTAAGCAGCTAAAGGAGGCAATAGCCATTGCTGGAGAAGAGACTGCCAAATGCAAAGCAGCAAAAGAAGTTATCAAGTCACTTACTGCTCAG CTGAAGGAGATGGCTGAGAGGTTACCAGTAGGTGCTTCCCGGAACATCAAATCTCCTACATCTTTTTCCTTGGCTTCCAATCTTACCACTGGTGATATGCCAAATGGCTGTATTGACCGAGTTCATAGTCAACTAACTTTCCAAGATGTGGAGTCAAATGTATCTAACAGCCAACTACTTTCTAACGGATCAAGCAATGCCAGTAATCGCAATGCTGTTCAAAACAGGCAAGGGTTTCCAGAACCAACCCCAAGAAATGGGGCCAGAACAAAAGAAGGTGATTCTCGTAATGAGAATGAATGGGTCGAACAAGATGAACCAGGTGTATATATTACACTTACCTCCCTACCTGGAGGTGTCAAAGATCTTAAACGTGTTCGCTTCAG TCGAAAACGATTTAGCGAGAAACAAGCTGAACAGTGGTGGGCAGAGAACCGCGCAAGAGTTTATGAGCAATATAACGTCCGCATGGGG